A window of Drosophila sulfurigaster albostrigata strain 15112-1811.04 chromosome X, ASM2355843v2, whole genome shotgun sequence genomic DNA:
GTTGGTTTTTGACTTTCATTGACGATGCATGACTTCCGTGTGATATTTCTCCTTGCTGGCGTTACTCTGGCTGCCGCTCAAGGCACTTGGGGCCCCACAGTTTTTGGTGGACAAGGCCCTATAAGTGCATTGCCTGGCAATTCTTTAAGCTTTGGTCCTTTTGCTCGTCCGGGTAGCTACCCAGCAAACACAAATGGCGGACTTCCGGCAAATGGATTTCCAAGTGGTATTCCGAGTGCAAGTGCAGGCGTAATTCCAAATGCATTTCCTGGTGGCATTCCGAGTGCAGGTCCAGGTGTAATTCCAAACGGATTCTCTGGCGGAATCCAAAGTGGAATTCCTGGTGGAATCCAAAGTGGAGGTCCAGGTGGAATACAGAATGGAGTTCCAGGTGGAATTCCGATTGGCATTCCAGGTAGTCCAGGTCCATGGGGACCATCTGGTGGTTCTCCTGGCGGTCGACCTGGTGGACTTCTTGGCGGTCGTCCTGGTGGCCTTCCAGGTGGGCTACCTGGTGGCCCTCTTGGTGGCCCTCTTGGTAGCTTTCCTGGTGGCCTTCCTGGTGGACTTCCCGGTGGTCTTCCTGGTGGGCTTCCCGGTGGCCCTATTGGTGGACTTCCTGGTGGTCCTCCTGGTGGTCCTCCTGGTGGCCTTCCTGGTGGCCTTCCTGGTGGACTTCCCGGTGGTCTTCCTGGTGGCCGTCCCGGCGGCTTTCCAGGTGGGCTTCCCGGTGGCCCTATTGGTGGACTTCCTGGTGGTCCTCCTGGTGGCCTTCCTGGTGGGCTTCCTGGTGGCTTTCCTGGTGAACTTCCCGGTGGTCTTCCTGGTAGACTTCCTGGTGGCCGTCCCGGTGGATTTCCCGGTGGACTACCTGGTGGACTTCCCGGTGGTTTTCCTAATAATCAATTCCCTTGGGGTCCATGGACACCTGCAACTACAACAGAAGCAAGCCCCGTCACCACTACAGCAGTGAACGATGAAACCACGACAGAAGAGACCATCGAAACTACAACAggagagaacgatgatgaaacaacgacaacagagcTTAACGTAGAAACCACCACTGaagagaacgatgatgaaaccacaacaacagagtttgacatcgaaaccacaacaggagagaacgatgatgaaaccacaacaacagagtttgacatcgaaaccacaacaggagagaacgatgatgaaacaacgacaacagagcTTAACGTAGAAACCACCACTGaagagaacgatgatgaaacaacgacaacagagcTTAACGTAGAAACCACCACTGaagagaacgatgatgaaaccacaacaacagagtttgacatcgaaaccacaacaggagagaacgatgatgaaaccacaacaacagagtttgacatcgaaaccacaacaggagagaacgatgatgaaacca
This region includes:
- the LOC133847592 gene encoding basic proline-rich protein-like, producing the protein MRASIIIVLVVLTAIVAADAHKLGGNQGGQQGRQQGGQQDGQQGGQQGAPQGVPEAGPSAPNNSSSTEASDADRKPPGSPPGSPPGNPPGRPPGSLPGRPPGSSPGKPPGSPPGRPPGGPPGSPPIGPPGSPPGKPPGRPPGRPPGSPPGRPPGRPPGGPPGGPPGSPPIGPPGSPPGRPPGSPPGRPPGKLPRGPPRGPPGSPPGRPPGRPPRSPPGRPPGEPPDGPHGPGLPGMPIGIPPGTPFCIPPGPPLWIPPGIPLWIPPENPFGITPGPALGMPPGNAFGITPALALGIPLGNPFAGSPPFVFAG